From one Vibrio palustris genomic stretch:
- a CDS encoding RluA family pseudouridine synthase, whose product MLDSAAYFHYFQTCIDGLSVPDTFTYPFCYEPHPLCEAAVQDLQAHLTDQTDWHHPFGIEHTTDGDHGKMFGVLVVKNSADELGYLCGFSGLLAGSLHQPGFVPPVFDRVGYSATFKQKSDYIASLNAQVNQLENSAELAQLHKQKDRLSQQSSEEQGALRQTIIEQRQWRKAERQRLLQTLYSSEEIDKRLYELGQQSVKEKRDQKALKQHWLTQQAQVDAQIETFEQRITQLKEERREHSAEVQRFLFNHYHMLNCHGESRSLIDIFSAYPDSVPPAGSGECAAPKMLQYAFQHNLKPVCMAEFWWGKSLKSSIRQHKKYYPACQAKCYPILNYMLADIPMDNNPLQVNQAEHLNIEVVYQDEAIIVINKPSELLSVPGVHVKDSVLTRLQTEYQDREGVFVLHRLDMSTSGLLVFAFTRRANKNLQKQFITRQIEKRYVAVLEGKVSADSGEIRLPLRADLEDRPRQCVCHIDGKSAKTTWTNISTNAQGESRIYLYPHTGRTHQLRVHCAHHDGLNLAIKGDDLYGKQNQRLHLHAEQLSFEHPYTHEKLCFEVSAPF is encoded by the coding sequence ATGTTAGACTCGGCGGCTTATTTTCATTACTTCCAGACTTGTATTGATGGCTTATCAGTGCCGGATACGTTTACTTATCCCTTCTGTTATGAGCCTCATCCATTATGTGAAGCGGCCGTGCAAGACTTGCAAGCCCATTTAACAGACCAAACAGATTGGCATCATCCGTTTGGTATTGAACACACGACCGACGGCGACCATGGTAAGATGTTTGGTGTGCTTGTAGTCAAAAACTCCGCAGATGAACTTGGTTATCTGTGTGGTTTTTCAGGTTTGCTCGCAGGCTCTCTACACCAACCAGGATTTGTGCCTCCTGTCTTTGATCGTGTCGGATACTCGGCCACCTTTAAGCAAAAATCTGATTATATTGCATCACTTAATGCGCAGGTGAATCAGTTAGAAAACTCTGCAGAGTTAGCTCAATTACACAAACAAAAAGATCGGCTCAGTCAACAATCATCAGAGGAACAAGGTGCGCTACGACAAACAATCATTGAACAAAGGCAGTGGCGCAAAGCAGAAAGACAACGTCTACTGCAAACACTATACTCCAGTGAAGAGATCGACAAACGTTTATACGAGCTCGGGCAACAAAGTGTCAAAGAAAAACGCGATCAAAAAGCATTAAAGCAACACTGGCTAACACAACAAGCGCAAGTCGACGCACAAATCGAAACGTTTGAACAACGTATTACACAACTCAAAGAAGAACGTCGTGAGCACTCGGCAGAAGTGCAACGTTTTCTATTTAACCACTATCACATGCTTAACTGTCACGGTGAGTCGCGCTCACTAATCGATATTTTTAGCGCTTACCCTGATAGCGTACCACCTGCGGGTTCCGGTGAATGTGCAGCGCCTAAAATGTTACAATATGCATTCCAACATAATCTTAAGCCAGTATGCATGGCAGAATTTTGGTGGGGAAAATCATTAAAATCATCAATTCGTCAACATAAGAAGTATTATCCGGCGTGCCAAGCCAAATGCTATCCGATTCTTAATTATATGCTCGCTGACATCCCTATGGATAATAATCCGCTGCAAGTGAATCAAGCCGAACACCTTAATATTGAAGTGGTATATCAAGATGAGGCCATCATCGTTATCAATAAACCCTCAGAACTCTTATCAGTTCCTGGTGTTCATGTAAAAGACTCCGTATTAACACGCTTACAAACCGAGTATCAAGATCGTGAGGGTGTCTTTGTGCTACATCGCTTAGATATGTCGACATCAGGTTTACTCGTGTTCGCGTTTACGCGACGGGCTAATAAAAATCTACAGAAACAATTTATCACTCGTCAAATTGAAAAACGTTACGTGGCTGTCCTTGAAGGAAAAGTAAGCGCTGACTCTGGTGAGATACGTTTACCTCTAAGAGCCGACTTAGAAGATCGACCTAGGCAGTGTGTCTGTCATATCGATGGTAAAAGTGCCAAAACCACATGGACAAACATATCAACCAATGCACAAGGTGAAAGCCGTATTTACCTTTATCCTCATACGGGCCGAACCCATCAATTACGCGTTCATTGCGCCCATCATGATGGATTAAACTTGGCAATAAAAGGCGATGATCTGTATGGCAAGCAAAACCAGCGCCTTCACCTTCATGCCGAACAGTTAAGCTTTGAGCACCCATATACGCATGAAAAGCTATGCTTTGAAGTGTCTGCGCCTTTTTAG
- a CDS encoding sel1 repeat family protein: MFNSAKKAASISMFIAMVTLPCGVHAADNDSNDLNAYDLQKLTAHQAYIEGRNLRAQFKNNRARTYLKYAADKGDTQAAYLYAMELSNYKTTIRTPAKARDYLLLAAHNGNIRAMKSLYQGGEWLRLRERQYWEREYFNAVVTLGQSHPTRALFELSEYYKKSKPELSDYYLDQAVERHYPRALMVKAQQISQGKGSYWAPGSREKAEYQLYTDAAKQGYIPAIRKYIQLLENEGKFKQALQWRKQAIKEGDLTSLAAVAMILSGYSSNYQFVEKDLATAKAYFDVYLDTAGNDRLDELYKNIEQHYSDVMKIISPDELKASKNIEKKLKEKQRFYNHDLYWDV, from the coding sequence GTGTTTAATTCAGCGAAAAAAGCAGCATCAATCAGTATGTTCATTGCAATGGTAACTTTGCCGTGTGGAGTGCATGCAGCAGACAACGACAGCAATGATCTAAACGCTTATGATTTACAAAAACTCACTGCTCATCAAGCATATATTGAGGGGCGAAATCTTCGTGCTCAATTCAAAAATAACCGAGCGCGTACCTATCTGAAATATGCAGCAGACAAAGGCGATACACAAGCGGCTTACTTGTACGCAATGGAACTGTCCAATTATAAAACCACTATTCGAACCCCGGCAAAAGCACGTGATTATCTTTTATTAGCTGCTCATAATGGCAACATTCGAGCAATGAAAAGCCTTTATCAAGGTGGAGAATGGTTACGCTTACGTGAAAGGCAGTATTGGGAAAGAGAGTATTTCAATGCCGTTGTCACTTTAGGGCAAAGCCATCCAACGCGTGCGCTGTTTGAATTATCTGAATATTATAAAAAATCCAAACCAGAGCTATCAGATTACTATCTAGATCAGGCTGTTGAACGTCATTATCCGCGAGCCTTAATGGTAAAAGCACAACAAATTAGCCAAGGTAAGGGAAGCTATTGGGCGCCTGGTAGCCGAGAAAAAGCTGAATATCAATTGTACACCGATGCGGCCAAACAAGGATACATTCCAGCGATTCGAAAATATATTCAACTACTTGAAAATGAAGGTAAGTTTAAACAAGCTCTGCAATGGCGTAAGCAAGCAATTAAAGAGGGCGATTTAACCTCTTTGGCCGCTGTCGCTATGATTTTAAGTGGTTATAGTTCTAATTATCAGTTTGTTGAAAAAGATTTGGCGACTGCGAAAGCCTATTTTGATGTGTACTTAGATACCGCAGGGAATGATCGCTTGGACGAGCTGTATAAAAATATTGAGCAGCATTATTCAGACGTAATGAAAATTATTTCACCGGATGAATTAAAAGCATCAAAAAATATTGAAAAAAAATTAAAAGAAAAACAGCGATTTTATAATCACGACTTATATTGGGATGTGTGA
- the tssB gene encoding type VI secretion system contractile sheath small subunit — translation MSKEGSVAPKERINIKYVPATGDQQAEIELPLKTLVVGDFKGHAEDTPLEERGTVSVDKNNFESVMRESNLQLSTTVKNKLSDEENAEMAVDLNFASLADFSPDSVASQVPELKKLVELREALVALKGPLGNIPAFRDRLQELLTSEDSREKLLAELNLVNPDNE, via the coding sequence ATGTCTAAAGAAGGAAGTGTCGCTCCAAAAGAGCGTATTAATATCAAATATGTACCCGCCACTGGCGATCAGCAGGCAGAAATTGAATTACCGTTGAAAACCCTTGTAGTCGGTGATTTTAAAGGTCATGCAGAAGACACACCATTAGAAGAGCGCGGCACAGTTTCTGTTGATAAAAACAACTTTGAATCTGTGATGCGTGAAAGCAATCTGCAACTGAGCACAACAGTTAAAAACAAGCTGTCTGATGAAGAAAACGCAGAGATGGCGGTGGATCTCAATTTTGCTTCTTTAGCTGATTTTTCCCCAGATTCTGTTGCATCACAAGTCCCTGAATTAAAGAAGCTTGTCGAGCTGCGTGAAGCACTCGTTGCTCTTAAAGGTCCACTAGGCAATATTCCAGCATTCCGTGATCGTCTTCAAGAGTTACTGACTTCTGAAGATTCGCGCGAGAAACTGCTTGCGGAACTGAACCTAGTTAATCCAGATAACGAGTGA
- the tssC gene encoding type VI secretion system contractile sheath large subunit, with amino-acid sequence MSTTESLQENTQLAEGGLLDEIMSQTRIAPSEEGYDVAKKGVAAFIENLIGSDQTEEPVNKSLVDQMLVELDKKISSQMDEILHDESYQQMESSWRGLKLFVDRTDFRENNKVDILHVTKDELLDDFEFAPETSQSGLYKHVYSSGYGQFGGEPTGAIIGNYAFTPSTPDMKLLQYMGALGAMAHAPFISSVGPEFFGIDSFEELPNIKDVKSIFESPKYTKWRALRDSEDARYLGLTAPRFLLRVPYDPTENPIKTFNYSENVSDSHEHYLWGNTAFAFATRLTDSFAKYRWCPNIIGPQSGGAVEDLPVHVFESMGTLQSKIPTEVLVTDRKEFELAEEGFIALTMRKGSDNAAFFSANSIQKPKVFPNTKEGKEAETNYKLGTQLPYMMIINRLAHYVKVLQREQIGSWKERQDLERELNGWIKQYVADQENPPADVRSRRPLRAAKIEVTDVEGNPGWYQVSLAVRPHFKYMGANFELSLVGRLDQA; translated from the coding sequence ATGTCTACAACTGAATCTTTGCAAGAGAACACACAACTCGCTGAAGGCGGCCTTCTAGATGAAATCATGTCGCAAACTCGTATTGCGCCAAGTGAAGAAGGCTATGATGTGGCGAAAAAAGGTGTGGCTGCCTTTATCGAGAATCTAATAGGTTCCGATCAAACTGAAGAACCGGTTAATAAATCTCTCGTTGATCAAATGTTGGTTGAGCTAGATAAAAAAATCAGTTCACAGATGGATGAGATTCTTCATGATGAATCATATCAACAAATGGAATCTTCTTGGCGTGGTCTAAAGTTGTTTGTTGATCGCACTGATTTCCGCGAGAATAACAAAGTAGACATCCTACATGTGACTAAAGATGAGCTATTAGACGATTTTGAATTTGCTCCAGAGACATCTCAATCAGGTCTCTACAAGCATGTTTATTCATCTGGTTATGGTCAGTTTGGTGGTGAGCCAACAGGCGCAATCATTGGTAACTATGCATTTACGCCATCAACACCGGACATGAAACTCCTTCAATATATGGGTGCATTGGGTGCAATGGCACACGCTCCATTTATTTCTAGTGTTGGTCCAGAATTTTTTGGTATTGACTCATTTGAAGAATTACCAAACATCAAAGATGTTAAATCTATTTTCGAAAGCCCTAAGTACACAAAATGGCGTGCATTGCGTGATTCAGAAGATGCTCGTTATCTTGGCCTAACTGCGCCGCGTTTCTTGCTGCGTGTGCCTTATGACCCAACAGAAAACCCGATTAAAACGTTTAACTATTCAGAGAACGTTAGCGATTCTCATGAGCATTACTTATGGGGTAATACTGCCTTTGCTTTTGCTACTCGTCTGACAGATAGCTTTGCGAAATACCGTTGGTGTCCAAACATTATTGGCCCACAAAGCGGTGGTGCAGTCGAAGATCTACCGGTTCACGTATTTGAATCTATGGGTACGCTACAATCGAAAATTCCTACTGAAGTGCTAGTCACCGACCGTAAAGAATTTGAACTCGCTGAAGAAGGTTTCATTGCTCTAACAATGCGTAAAGGTAGCGATAACGCTGCGTTCTTCTCTGCAAACTCAATTCAAAAGCCAAAAGTATTCCCTAATACGAAAGAAGGCAAAGAAGCGGAAACGAACTATAAGTTGGGTACTCAGTTACCGTACATGATGATCATCAACCGTCTTGCTCACTACGTTAAAGTACTGCAGCGTGAACAGATTGGCTCTTGGAAAGAGCGTCAAGATCTTGAGCGTGAGTTGAATGGTTGGATTAAGCAATATGTTGCCGATCAAGAAAACCCACCAGCAGACGTACGTAGCCGTCGTCCTTTACGCGCCGCTAAAATCGAAGTAACGGATGTTGAAGGCAATCCTGGTTGGTACCAAGTCTCTCTTGCTGTTCGTCCTCACTTTAAATATATGGGTGCGAACTTCGAGTTGTCATTAGTTGGCCGTCTGGATCAAGCATAA
- the tssE gene encoding type VI secretion system baseplate subunit TssE gives MTYIAPEESAFGVGFFERLEAGSKPMSLTQGPEAWDVLESVKRNVSNILNSRVGGAESSPKLGLIDFNDATLETMDLSLRIRLAIQHCLKTYEPRLVNIQVRSEMNEHDPLTLRFHIVATLNSEALHDKIQFNLLLDQNRQYRVY, from the coding sequence ATGACTTATATTGCACCTGAAGAGAGTGCATTTGGCGTCGGCTTCTTTGAACGTTTAGAAGCCGGTTCCAAGCCCATGTCTCTGACCCAAGGGCCAGAGGCATGGGATGTGCTCGAGTCTGTAAAGCGTAACGTCTCTAATATTTTAAATTCCCGAGTTGGTGGTGCAGAAAGTTCACCAAAATTAGGGCTCATTGATTTTAATGACGCGACGTTAGAAACCATGGACTTATCATTACGAATTCGTTTGGCTATTCAGCACTGTTTGAAAACATACGAACCGCGTTTGGTCAATATTCAGGTACGCTCAGAGATGAATGAGCATGATCCACTGACACTACGATTTCATATTGTAGCCACACTGAATAGCGAAGCATTACATGACAAGATTCAGTTCAATTTATTGCTGGATCAGAATCGACAATACCGAGTGTACTAA
- the tssF gene encoding type VI secretion system baseplate subunit TssF — MTQDKYFREELAFLKEQGQEFTEIHPQLARFLHGRNTDPDVERLLEGFAFLTGRLREKVEDEFPELTHSIINMLWPNYLRPVPSMSVVAFDPDKSVSEKQTVERDTQLDSKPVFGTKCHFRTCRDVNLYPLQMTDINAEHSRQASVIRLDMCLNGDISAGEAGLDDLRFYLGGDKYSSQMLYLWLNHYLHKISVEVNGVEFALPHDAFSTVGFDANQSLLPYPKNVYEGYRILQEYLSFPEAFHFIDVAGLDKALPKSVHGDFTLKISFSKTLPTDVRVRRDNFQLYCTPVINLFEHDADPIDLTGKKSEYRIMPSSRYPSHYEVFSVDSVTGWQDSTQAGRRVRGEKRVYSAFESFQHEVERVRGRKALYFRTRTKDSIRGDGFDTFVSFVRSDETVSTDVDEAVSVKLTCTNRLLPLELGVGDICEPTDTSPPYATFRNITVPTQSLRPVLDGSLLWTLISNLSLNYLSLLSKDALSSVLRAYDFRALVDRQAERVGKQRLEGIQRIDSKPVDKILRGLPVRGLQSTMHIDQDKFGSEGDLFLFGTVLSHFFSLYASINSFHELIILNVTNQEKYTWGTQTGMQPLI, encoded by the coding sequence ATGACTCAAGATAAGTACTTCAGAGAAGAACTCGCCTTTCTTAAAGAGCAAGGACAAGAATTTACTGAAATTCATCCGCAGCTTGCAAGGTTTCTGCACGGTCGTAATACCGACCCAGATGTTGAGCGCTTACTAGAAGGTTTTGCTTTTTTAACGGGACGTCTACGTGAAAAAGTGGAAGATGAATTTCCTGAGTTAACTCACTCAATTATTAATATGCTGTGGCCGAACTATTTGCGCCCAGTTCCTAGCATGAGTGTCGTTGCTTTCGATCCAGACAAAAGTGTCAGCGAAAAGCAAACAGTTGAACGTGATACTCAGCTTGATAGTAAACCTGTCTTTGGGACTAAATGTCATTTTCGTACTTGTCGTGATGTTAATTTATATCCACTCCAAATGACGGATATCAATGCCGAGCATTCACGCCAAGCCAGTGTTATCCGGCTTGATATGTGCCTAAACGGTGACATCAGTGCGGGAGAAGCCGGACTCGATGATTTACGTTTTTATCTTGGTGGTGATAAATACAGCTCTCAGATGTTGTACTTATGGCTAAACCACTACTTACACAAAATTAGTGTTGAGGTAAATGGTGTTGAATTTGCGCTGCCACACGATGCTTTTTCAACAGTAGGTTTTGATGCCAATCAGTCGTTGCTGCCATATCCTAAAAACGTGTATGAAGGCTATCGTATATTACAAGAATACTTGTCATTCCCAGAGGCCTTTCATTTCATCGATGTAGCAGGGCTAGATAAAGCGTTGCCGAAGTCAGTACACGGCGATTTTACGCTGAAGATCAGTTTTTCGAAAACGCTGCCAACCGATGTACGTGTCCGTCGTGATAACTTTCAGCTGTACTGTACACCGGTGATCAACTTATTCGAACATGATGCTGATCCTATTGACTTAACTGGTAAAAAATCTGAATACCGAATTATGCCATCAAGCCGCTACCCCTCTCATTACGAGGTGTTCAGTGTTGACTCAGTGACAGGTTGGCAAGATTCAACTCAAGCGGGACGTCGAGTGCGTGGTGAAAAGCGAGTGTATTCAGCATTTGAAAGTTTTCAACATGAAGTGGAACGGGTACGTGGACGTAAAGCATTGTATTTCCGTACACGCACTAAAGATAGTATCCGTGGTGATGGGTTCGATACTTTCGTCTCCTTTGTACGCAGCGATGAAACGGTATCGACAGATGTGGATGAAGCCGTGTCGGTCAAGTTAACGTGTACCAATCGTTTACTGCCATTAGAGCTGGGTGTTGGTGATATCTGTGAGCCTACGGATACCTCTCCACCTTATGCGACGTTTCGTAACATTACTGTACCCACTCAGTCGCTTCGCCCAGTACTTGATGGCAGTTTGTTATGGACTTTAATCTCTAACTTATCGTTAAACTATTTATCACTGCTATCTAAAGATGCATTGAGCAGTGTATTACGCGCTTATGATTTTAGGGCGTTGGTTGATCGCCAAGCAGAGCGAGTAGGGAAGCAGCGTTTGGAAGGCATCCAACGCATTGACTCTAAGCCAGTGGATAAAATATTACGGGGATTACCCGTAAGAGGCTTACAAAGCACGATGCATATCGATCAAGATAAGTTTGGCTCAGAAGGAGACCTGTTTTTGTTTGGAACGGTCTTGAGTCATTTCTTTTCATTGTATGCCAGCATTAACTCATTTCATGAGTTAATCATTCTCAATGTTACTAACCAAGAGAAATACACATGGGGAACACAGACCGGAATGCAACCGTTGATTTAG
- the tssG gene encoding type VI secretion system baseplate subunit TssG, translating to MGNTDRNATVDLEVNHEQASPVKLPDNVRSYNFYQLVELLQKVKGINPESEDWERQCRLVFSANPSLGFSPSDVSALDDRDDDRLVMLTNFFGLSGAQSPLPGFITEQLATEEPGGFKQPFFDFFSNRLINLVYRVWRKYRYHIRFQPDAQDDFSAQLFALVGLGDPDLRGDTPINWCKMLAYAGTLAGRSRSPQVVAGIIAHCFDLPDVSIQQWVRRKVDIDPGQQMALGMQNAQLGVNTMVGETVMDCNGKFIIKIGQLSRARFADFLPSGKEHQSLIKLVEFILREQMAYDLELTMAEDEAPPMQLNSQSSVALGWTSFLGEDVQDQHVLIQVRQ from the coding sequence ATGGGGAACACAGACCGGAATGCAACCGTTGATTTAGAAGTCAACCACGAGCAGGCATCCCCAGTGAAATTACCGGACAATGTGCGCTCTTACAACTTTTATCAATTGGTTGAGTTGCTACAAAAAGTTAAAGGTATTAATCCTGAATCGGAAGATTGGGAGCGTCAATGTCGGCTGGTTTTTAGCGCTAACCCAAGTTTGGGGTTCTCACCATCCGATGTGTCTGCATTAGATGATCGTGATGATGACCGTTTGGTGATGTTGACCAATTTTTTTGGTCTTTCGGGCGCTCAATCCCCACTGCCGGGATTTATTACAGAGCAACTCGCGACGGAAGAACCGGGTGGTTTTAAGCAGCCGTTCTTTGATTTTTTTAGTAATCGTTTAATCAATTTAGTGTATCGAGTGTGGCGTAAATATCGTTATCACATTCGTTTTCAGCCAGATGCGCAAGATGATTTTTCTGCGCAACTGTTTGCCTTGGTTGGCTTGGGTGATCCTGACCTACGTGGTGATACACCGATTAACTGGTGCAAGATGCTGGCGTATGCCGGCACACTAGCAGGTCGAAGTCGTTCGCCTCAGGTTGTCGCAGGTATTATTGCTCACTGTTTTGATTTGCCTGACGTCAGTATTCAACAATGGGTAAGACGTAAGGTCGATATTGACCCTGGACAGCAAATGGCATTGGGTATGCAAAACGCTCAGCTTGGTGTCAATACAATGGTTGGTGAGACGGTGATGGATTGCAACGGTAAGTTCATTATCAAAATAGGCCAGTTAAGTCGTGCTCGGTTTGCTGATTTCTTACCGTCAGGTAAAGAGCATCAATCACTGATTAAATTAGTCGAATTTATTTTAAGAGAACAAATGGCTTACGACTTAGAGCTTACTATGGCTGAGGACGAAGCCCCACCAATGCAATTGAACTCGCAAAGTTCGGTAGCACTCGGTTGGACCTCTTTTCTTGGAGAGGATGTTCAAGATCAACATGTATTAATTCAAGTGAGGCAATAA
- the tagH gene encoding type VI secretion system-associated FHA domain protein TagH: MISANDTSLTLLVTNVQLLESGLTAQSKWTSEGGTIGADSFSTWHLKDTQGKVHPVHCEVVTIDGAYCLRDRCGETYVNGSHMPLGMNQLAQLEHKDEISVGPYRIRVLVGAAEDDPSNGPLELMFSSNQVDLLADASDEEKDEHHNDDVKIDADPLLALDASAGTGEDTESLIDDPITNVLEEPSSLVPEDNLVLNDLDYTPQADSEYEMTSSIRLKRILGFGSKKKHSEETQAVSQPSSQAPRYTHNNDTTTNNVSEGTPMDEKVLDLLEEEVAKSIQPEQADDYSAQSTPQSGSGSQHLLTGPMLQGLGVDISDDSDMQRMHLLSQELGESLQACIKGLLELNQQASDGRFSTMNRNLQPIEDNPLRLGMSYEDTIHTMYDAKKSLVHLSAPAAIAESLKNVSDHNEAMQFATSEALAQILAAFSPQVLLRRFQHYKRNTDNNHGDNDQAWAWDMYCNYYDELTSNRQRGFEKLFWEIFEQAYDKKIREKQMEL; encoded by the coding sequence ATGATTTCAGCAAACGACACCTCGCTCACGCTACTTGTGACCAATGTTCAATTACTTGAATCAGGCTTGACGGCCCAATCTAAGTGGACATCAGAAGGTGGAACAATCGGTGCTGATAGCTTCTCAACTTGGCATCTGAAAGACACGCAAGGCAAAGTCCATCCCGTACATTGTGAAGTCGTGACCATCGATGGCGCTTATTGCTTACGCGATCGTTGTGGTGAAACTTATGTCAATGGGTCGCACATGCCATTGGGCATGAATCAATTAGCGCAGTTAGAGCATAAAGATGAAATCAGTGTCGGGCCATATCGTATACGAGTACTGGTTGGCGCAGCAGAGGACGACCCATCTAATGGTCCTTTAGAGCTCATGTTTTCATCGAATCAAGTGGATTTGCTCGCCGATGCGTCTGACGAAGAAAAAGATGAACACCATAATGATGATGTCAAAATTGATGCGGATCCATTACTGGCTTTAGACGCGTCTGCCGGTACTGGAGAAGACACAGAATCTTTGATTGACGATCCAATCACGAACGTACTGGAAGAGCCTAGCTCTCTTGTACCAGAAGACAATTTAGTACTGAATGATTTGGATTATACCCCCCAAGCTGACAGTGAGTACGAAATGACATCATCTATCCGTTTAAAGCGCATTTTGGGCTTTGGAAGTAAGAAAAAACACAGTGAAGAGACGCAAGCGGTATCGCAGCCATCGTCTCAAGCACCACGCTATACACATAATAACGACACGACGACAAACAACGTATCAGAGGGCACTCCAATGGATGAAAAAGTATTAGATTTGCTTGAAGAAGAAGTGGCGAAAAGTATTCAGCCTGAGCAGGCTGATGACTATTCTGCACAAAGTACACCCCAATCCGGCTCGGGAAGTCAGCACTTACTAACTGGACCTATGCTGCAAGGGTTAGGCGTCGATATCTCTGATGATAGTGACATGCAACGTATGCATCTCTTATCGCAAGAACTCGGTGAGTCACTACAAGCATGTATTAAGGGGCTACTTGAGCTTAACCAACAAGCCAGTGATGGTCGCTTTAGCACGATGAACCGTAACTTACAGCCGATTGAAGACAACCCGCTGCGTTTAGGTATGTCGTATGAAGACACAATCCATACTATGTATGACGCCAAGAAAAGTTTGGTGCATTTGTCTGCCCCAGCTGCAATTGCAGAAAGCTTAAAAAATGTCAGTGATCATAACGAAGCGATGCAATTTGCAACGTCAGAAGCTTTAGCGCAAATTCTTGCCGCTTTTTCTCCCCAAGTCCTGCTACGCCGTTTTCAGCATTACAAACGCAATACAGATAATAATCATGGCGATAATGATCAAGCGTGGGCGTGGGACATGTATTGCAATTACTATGATGAATTAACGTCTAATCGTCAGCGTGGCTTTGAAAAACTGTTCTGGGAAATTTTTGAACAAGCTTACGATAAAAAAATTCGTGAAAAACAAATGGAGTTGTAA
- the tssJ gene encoding type VI secretion system lipoprotein TssJ, which translates to MKKLLLLLFPLLVLTACSSGSSESESEQANNPAKQQTKVTFSLVADEGVNPSIWGEASPIEIQVFELQDDSMFMSADYDQLKNDYEDALKSNYVKSYDYVLMPGQFKFVDSIPISKETHYIGVVAHFADPELSEWKKAVKVINKGRVYHLLMLFKDYNVKLKRVE; encoded by the coding sequence GTGAAAAAACTGCTGTTGTTGCTGTTTCCATTGCTGGTGCTGACCGCGTGTAGTAGTGGCTCTTCTGAAAGTGAATCAGAACAAGCTAACAACCCAGCGAAACAGCAAACCAAAGTCACGTTTAGCTTAGTTGCAGACGAAGGGGTTAACCCAAGTATTTGGGGTGAAGCCTCACCTATAGAGATTCAAGTCTTTGAATTACAAGATGATTCAATGTTTATGTCGGCCGATTACGACCAGTTAAAAAATGACTATGAAGATGCTCTGAAAAGCAACTATGTGAAAAGCTATGACTATGTACTCATGCCGGGGCAATTTAAGTTTGTGGATTCCATCCCAATCAGTAAAGAGACGCACTATATTGGTGTCGTTGCACACTTTGCAGACCCAGAGCTGAGTGAGTGGAAGAAAGCGGTAAAAGTCATCAATAAAGGTCGTGTATACCATTTATTGATGTTGTTTAAAGACTATAACGTCAAATTAAAACGGGTGGAATAA